In the Sinorhizobium arboris LMG 14919 genome, one interval contains:
- a CDS encoding alpha/beta hydrolase, which translates to MAGPPVARHAPNEGADRVSMSTIHFSIRRLIGALLFASLAAPTSAEPLKPFKDGLFGYRKVLQAADGGDFRVVDYQELRDINGRDQIPERRVKRAYVSLGVKSVQVNETLDLGGSRLEVTRVGPDRGAAFTVIFIHGRGGDRRLGANDFSFGGNFNRLKNLAVANGGTYYAPSIRSFDGAGVADVSALIRFAAQRSGGRPVVLSCASMGSFICWGIARQEAAVAFLGGLMVMGGPADPDFRKSAAYGARLPIFLSHGSRDSVYAAESHIAFYRSLRSKDYPARFVLFETGSHGTPIRMTDWREALNWILDR; encoded by the coding sequence TTGGCTGGGCCGCCGGTGGCAAGGCATGCGCCGAACGAGGGAGCCGATCGGGTGTCCATGTCCACAATTCATTTCTCCATACGGCGTCTGATCGGCGCGCTCCTTTTCGCGAGCCTGGCGGCTCCCACGAGCGCCGAACCCCTCAAGCCCTTCAAGGACGGGCTGTTCGGCTACCGCAAAGTGCTGCAGGCGGCGGACGGCGGCGATTTCCGCGTTGTGGATTATCAGGAGCTGCGCGACATCAACGGGCGCGACCAGATACCCGAGAGGCGGGTCAAGCGCGCTTACGTGTCGCTCGGCGTCAAGAGCGTGCAGGTGAACGAGACGCTCGACCTCGGCGGAAGCAGACTTGAGGTCACCCGCGTCGGCCCCGACCGCGGCGCCGCATTCACCGTTATCTTCATCCATGGACGCGGCGGTGACCGTCGCCTCGGCGCCAATGATTTCTCCTTCGGCGGCAATTTCAACCGGCTCAAGAATCTTGCTGTCGCCAATGGTGGCACCTATTACGCCCCGAGCATCAGGTCCTTCGACGGCGCGGGGGTCGCGGATGTTTCGGCGCTGATCCGTTTCGCCGCGCAGCGTTCCGGCGGCCGGCCGGTGGTCCTTTCCTGTGCCTCCATGGGAAGTTTCATCTGCTGGGGCATCGCCCGCCAAGAGGCTGCCGTAGCCTTCCTCGGCGGTTTGATGGTCATGGGCGGTCCGGCCGATCCCGACTTTCGCAAGAGTGCCGCCTACGGCGCGCGGCTGCCGATATTCTTAAGCCACGGTAGTCGCGACAGCGTCTATGCGGCCGAGTCCCACATTGCGTTCTATCGCAGTCTCAGATCGAAGGACTATCCTGCCCGTTTCGTTCTGTTCGAAACGGGCTCACATGGCACTCCGATCAGGATGACGGACTGGCGAGAGGCGCTGAACTGGATCCTCGACCGCTAG
- a CDS encoding FAD-binding oxidoreductase, producing MRMDDFENAGRFGNPPRPAVSPDDYEDGTGSAPPMAFLPVGNRLSDGDVCRNELGMLIESGKHNRIQSFDPGSGIIRCEAGVVLADLLARAVPHRFFLPVTPATGAVTVGGAVANDVHGGNHHARGSFGNHVRRLTLLRSTGERLVCSPKENAELFAATIGGLGLTGLILDVELGLMKVPSPHVQRHVLRFDSLDRYFALAQQAGEEHEYSVAWLDQLATGRRTGRGVLFAADHADGACEYPDIPKGPKLAVPFSPPFGLFNSLTLKMLNEYRFRKHGRGEAVSTEKWTSYFHPLDAVSGWRRLYGRRGPCQHQSVYPVASAPETTARLLEAARRAGHASVRTKLQRFGDMAPRGLLSFARPGFTLTLDFASQGRATVKLLDALDEIVVAAGGAVNPCHDFRMSPAVFEASFPSWKRLEALRDPAMVSDFWRRTALALR from the coding sequence ATGAGAATGGACGATTTCGAGAACGCGGGGCGGTTCGGAAACCCGCCCCGGCCGGCCGTTTCTCCCGATGACTACGAGGACGGGACCGGTTCGGCGCCCCCCATGGCCTTTCTTCCCGTCGGCAATCGCCTGAGCGATGGCGACGTTTGCCGCAACGAACTCGGGATGCTTATCGAAAGCGGGAAGCATAACCGCATCCAGTCTTTCGATCCGGGAAGCGGAATCATCCGATGTGAGGCCGGCGTTGTGCTTGCCGACCTGCTCGCGCGCGCCGTCCCGCACCGCTTCTTTCTTCCCGTGACGCCGGCGACAGGCGCCGTCACCGTCGGCGGCGCTGTGGCCAACGACGTCCATGGCGGCAATCATCATGCGCGCGGCTCCTTCGGCAATCACGTCCGGCGACTGACATTGCTGCGTTCGACGGGCGAACGCCTGGTCTGCTCGCCCAAGGAGAATGCGGAGCTCTTCGCCGCGACGATTGGCGGTCTGGGACTGACCGGACTGATCCTCGATGTCGAGCTCGGGCTGATGAAGGTGCCGTCGCCGCATGTTCAGCGGCACGTGCTTCGCTTCGACAGCCTCGATCGATATTTCGCGCTCGCCCAACAGGCCGGCGAGGAGCACGAATATTCCGTAGCCTGGCTCGACCAGCTTGCGACGGGGCGACGCACGGGGAGGGGCGTGCTGTTCGCCGCGGACCACGCCGACGGCGCGTGCGAATATCCGGACATCCCGAAGGGGCCGAAGCTCGCCGTACCTTTTTCGCCGCCTTTCGGTCTGTTCAACAGCCTGACGCTGAAAATGCTGAACGAATACCGATTTCGAAAGCACGGCCGCGGCGAGGCCGTATCGACGGAAAAGTGGACCTCCTACTTTCATCCTCTCGACGCGGTGAGCGGTTGGCGCAGGCTCTACGGGCGGCGTGGCCCCTGCCAGCATCAAAGCGTCTATCCCGTTGCCTCGGCACCGGAGACCACGGCGCGGCTGCTCGAGGCAGCCCGCCGCGCCGGACATGCGTCCGTGCGGACGAAACTGCAGCGTTTCGGGGACATGGCGCCCCGGGGGCTTCTTTCCTTTGCGCGGCCGGGCTTCACCTTGACCCTGGACTTTGCCAGCCAAGGCAGAGCCACCGTCAAGCTGCTCGACGCTCTCGATGAGATCGTCGTCGCGGCCGGTGGCGCCGTCAATCCGTGCCATGATTTCCGCATGAGCCCGGCCGTTTTCGAAGCATCCTTTCCTTCCTGGAAAAGGCTGGAGGCGCTACGCGATCCGGCGATGGTCTCGGATTTCTGGCGACGCACCGCCTTGGCGCTGCGGTAA
- a CDS encoding YceI family protein, which produces MTLARKQSTAATLPLALLTLALSWAPVAGAKAPALTDAAGNYRIASSSSIRFSVGQVGGSGGIAGSFAKFAGNFRIDGADIARSSVEFTLYPESVRSTERRIEDFLRSSAVFDAANHKTVTFRSTGVSQTGPDTATIEGVLTARGKSRKERFAVRLTDWDSRSISFTIRGSIRRSPYGMTVGTPIYSNVVEFDMNITGQKR; this is translated from the coding sequence ATGACTCTTGCGCGCAAGCAGTCCACGGCAGCGACGTTGCCGCTCGCGCTCCTTACCCTCGCCCTTTCGTGGGCGCCGGTTGCCGGCGCAAAAGCACCGGCGCTTACGGATGCTGCGGGGAACTATCGCATAGCCAGTTCCTCCAGTATCCGGTTCAGCGTCGGCCAAGTGGGTGGCAGCGGCGGTATCGCGGGCAGTTTCGCCAAATTTGCTGGCAATTTCCGTATCGACGGCGCCGATATCGCGCGGTCCTCAGTGGAATTCACACTTTATCCTGAAAGCGTGAGGTCCACCGAGCGCCGAATAGAGGATTTCCTGCGCTCCAGCGCAGTATTCGATGCGGCCAACCACAAGACGGTGACCTTCCGCTCCACCGGCGTTAGCCAGACCGGGCCGGATACCGCAACGATCGAGGGCGTTCTCACCGCCCGCGGCAAGAGCCGTAAAGAGCGCTTTGCCGTGAGGCTCACGGATTGGGACAGCCGCTCGATTTCTTTCACGATCCGCGGCAGCATCCGTCGCTCGCCCTACGGCATGACGGTCGGAACGCCGATTTACTCCAATGTCGTCGAGTTCGACATGAACATAACAGGGCAGAAGCGTTAG
- a CDS encoding cytochrome b gives MLRNSENRFGTVTIILHWTIAVLILGLVLAGFVMRRIDIDPALQFSLYQWHKSFGFTALGLAALRTFWWFVEASPAAPPTLSPMELKAARATHLSLIALALIVPLAGWAVASASTLAIPSFYFNMIVVPHLPLPRSETSEAFWALAHAMLAYGMLGLVAIHAAAAIYHHFRRRDEVLVRMLRSGFVPRTAGTTSASGEDGTTVERKRT, from the coding sequence ATGCTGCGCAACAGCGAGAACCGGTTTGGAACGGTGACGATCATCCTCCACTGGACGATCGCGGTCCTGATCCTCGGCCTCGTCCTCGCAGGCTTCGTCATGCGCCGCATCGACATCGACCCTGCCCTGCAATTTTCGCTTTACCAATGGCACAAGTCATTCGGCTTCACCGCCTTGGGGCTGGCTGCGCTTCGCACCTTCTGGTGGTTCGTGGAAGCCAGCCCGGCCGCCCCTCCGACCCTCAGCCCGATGGAGCTCAAGGCGGCCCGGGCGACGCATCTGTCGCTTATCGCGCTCGCGCTCATCGTGCCGCTCGCCGGCTGGGCGGTCGCGTCCGCCTCCACCCTGGCGATCCCGAGCTTCTATTTCAACATGATCGTCGTTCCGCATCTGCCGCTCCCGAGATCGGAGACTTCGGAAGCATTCTGGGCCCTCGCCCATGCAATGCTCGCCTATGGGATGCTCGGACTGGTCGCGATCCACGCGGCAGCGGCAATCTACCACCATTTCAGACGGCGCGACGAGGTCCTCGTCCGCATGCTTCGCTCCGGTTTCGTGCCGAGAACCGCCGGCACGACCAGCGCCTCGGGAGAGGACGGCACTACAGTCGAGAGGAAACGAACATGA
- the tpiA gene encoding triose-phosphate isomerase has protein sequence MTPDIRPLVAGNWKMNGTRASLDQIKAMAEGVKGDLSTKVDTLICPPATLLYVATALCDDSPLMIGAQDCHQKQSGAHTGEVSAEMVADCFGTHVIVGHSERRTDHGESDALVRAKSEAAHGADLVAIVCVGETEEERKAGRTLDILKRQLAGSLPDLATAENTVIAYEPVWAIGTGLTPTVSDVEEAHAFMRRELVSRFGAEGGRMRILYGGSVKPANAKELMGVANVDGALIGGASLKADDFLAIYRAYEELTA, from the coding sequence ATGACGCCCGATATCCGCCCGCTCGTCGCCGGCAACTGGAAGATGAATGGAACGCGTGCATCTCTGGACCAGATCAAGGCAATGGCCGAGGGCGTCAAAGGCGATCTTTCCACGAAGGTAGACACCCTGATCTGCCCGCCGGCCACATTGCTTTACGTTGCGACTGCGCTTTGTGACGACAGTCCCTTGATGATCGGCGCGCAGGATTGCCATCAGAAGCAGTCGGGAGCCCATACCGGCGAAGTCTCGGCTGAAATGGTTGCCGATTGCTTCGGCACTCATGTCATCGTCGGCCATTCCGAACGGCGCACCGATCATGGCGAAAGCGACGCGCTGGTGCGGGCCAAGAGCGAGGCCGCGCATGGCGCGGATCTCGTTGCTATCGTCTGCGTCGGAGAGACGGAAGAGGAACGCAAGGCCGGCCGGACGCTCGATATCCTGAAGCGCCAGCTCGCCGGGAGCCTGCCGGATCTGGCGACGGCCGAGAATACGGTGATCGCCTACGAACCCGTCTGGGCGATCGGCACCGGTCTGACACCCACCGTGTCCGACGTCGAGGAGGCACACGCCTTCATGCGCCGCGAGCTCGTTTCGCGCTTCGGCGCGGAAGGCGGCAGGATGCGCATCCTCTATGGAGGGTCCGTCAAACCCGCGAATGCGAAGGAACTCATGGGCGTTGCCAATGTCGACGGCGCCCTGATCGGCGGCGCGAGCTTGAAAGCGGATGATTTTCTCGCCATCTACAGGGCCTATGAAGAATTGACTGCCTGA
- the secG gene encoding preprotein translocase subunit SecG, with translation MQTVLLVIYLMVVVALIGVVLIQRSEGGGLGIGGGSGFMSARGTANALTRTTAVLAFLFFALALAMGILSRYEPQATDILDRIPGTSSSGGVLDSLGGGQTAPAGGNTEAPANGNGANNAAPAGGAAAPQAPAAAPAPAAPADGASGNSGSQVPSGQ, from the coding sequence ATGCAGACCGTACTACTCGTCATCTATCTCATGGTGGTCGTCGCCCTGATCGGCGTCGTTCTCATTCAGCGTTCCGAAGGCGGCGGTCTCGGGATCGGCGGGGGCTCGGGCTTCATGTCTGCCCGCGGCACCGCCAATGCGCTCACCCGAACGACCGCGGTTCTGGCCTTCCTTTTCTTCGCCCTGGCGCTGGCGATGGGCATCCTGTCGCGCTACGAGCCGCAGGCGACCGACATTCTCGATCGAATCCCGGGAACGAGCTCGAGCGGCGGCGTACTCGATTCGCTCGGCGGCGGTCAGACCGCGCCGGCCGGCGGAAACACCGAGGCTCCGGCCAACGGCAACGGCGCCAACAACGCCGCACCGGCAGGTGGTGCTGCCGCTCCCCAGGCCCCGGCGGCCGCTCCGGCCCCCGCAGCCCCGGCTGATGGCGCCAGCGGCAATTCGGGATCGCAAGTTCCGAGCGGTCAGTAA
- a CDS encoding CTP synthase — protein sequence MTPMARYVFITGGVVSSLGKGIAAAALGALLQARGYRVRLRKLDPYLNVDPGTMSPTQHGEVFVTDDGAETDLDLGHYERFTGRSATKTDNITTGRIYKNIIDKERRGDYLGATVQVIPHVTNEIKNFVTEGNEDYDFVICEIGGTVGDIEAMPFMEAIRQLGNDLPRGTAVYVHLTLMPYIPAAGELKTKPTQHSVKELQALGIHPDVLLVRADREIPEAERRKLSLFCNVRQSAVIQALDVASIYDVPIAYHKEGLDNEVLAAFGIEPAPKPRMEAWEDVAHRIRTPEGEVTIAIVGKYTGLKDAYKSLIEALYHGGIANRVKVKLEWIESEVFEKEDPAPYLEKVHGILVPGGFGERGSEGKINAARFARERKVPYFGICFGMQMAVVEAARNLAGIEKASSTEFGPTKEPVVGLMTEWVKGNELEKRSAAGDLGGTMRLGAYRAALKPDTKIAEVYGSSDISERHRHRYEVNIDYKDRLESCGLVFSGMSPDGVLPETIEYPDHPWFIGVQYHPELKSRPLDPHPLFASFIEAALEQSRLV from the coding sequence GTGACTCCCATGGCGCGATATGTATTCATCACTGGCGGCGTGGTCTCCTCCCTCGGAAAAGGCATCGCTGCGGCCGCTCTTGGAGCGCTGCTGCAGGCGCGTGGCTACCGCGTGAGGCTGCGCAAGCTCGATCCCTATCTCAATGTCGACCCAGGCACGATGAGTCCCACCCAGCACGGTGAGGTCTTCGTCACCGACGACGGCGCGGAAACGGACCTCGATCTCGGGCACTATGAGCGGTTCACGGGTCGCTCGGCGACCAAGACCGACAACATCACCACGGGCCGCATCTACAAGAACATCATCGACAAGGAGCGGCGCGGCGACTATCTCGGCGCGACGGTCCAGGTGATCCCGCATGTCACCAACGAGATCAAGAACTTCGTCACCGAAGGCAATGAGGACTACGACTTCGTCATCTGCGAGATCGGCGGCACGGTCGGCGACATCGAGGCAATGCCCTTCATGGAAGCGATCCGCCAGCTCGGCAACGATCTGCCGCGCGGTACCGCAGTCTATGTCCATTTGACGCTGATGCCCTACATCCCGGCCGCGGGGGAACTGAAGACCAAGCCGACTCAGCATTCCGTCAAGGAACTGCAGGCACTCGGCATTCATCCGGATGTTCTGCTCGTGCGCGCCGACCGCGAAATCCCGGAAGCGGAACGCCGCAAGCTGTCGCTCTTCTGCAATGTCCGCCAGTCTGCAGTGATCCAGGCGCTCGACGTCGCATCGATCTATGACGTCCCGATCGCCTATCACAAAGAGGGGCTGGACAACGAAGTGCTCGCCGCCTTCGGCATCGAGCCGGCGCCGAAGCCGCGCATGGAAGCCTGGGAAGATGTGGCGCACCGCATCCGCACGCCGGAAGGCGAAGTGACGATCGCGATCGTCGGCAAATATACCGGCCTCAAGGATGCCTATAAGTCGCTGATCGAGGCGCTCTACCATGGCGGCATCGCCAATCGCGTCAAGGTCAAGCTCGAATGGATCGAATCGGAGGTCTTCGAGAAGGAGGACCCGGCCCCGTATCTGGAAAAGGTTCACGGCATTCTCGTTCCCGGCGGATTCGGCGAACGCGGCTCGGAGGGCAAGATCAACGCAGCGCGCTTCGCCCGCGAGCGCAAGGTGCCCTATTTCGGCATCTGCTTCGGCATGCAGATGGCGGTCGTCGAAGCGGCGCGCAATCTCGCCGGCATCGAAAAGGCATCCTCGACGGAGTTCGGTCCGACCAAGGAACCGGTCGTCGGGCTGATGACCGAGTGGGTGAAGGGCAATGAACTCGAGAAGCGGTCCGCCGCGGGCGATCTCGGCGGTACGATGCGCCTCGGCGCCTATCGCGCGGCGCTGAAGCCCGACACGAAGATCGCCGAGGTCTACGGTTCGTCTGATATTTCCGAGCGCCACCGCCACCGCTACGAGGTCAATATCGACTATAAGGACCGGCTCGAATCCTGCGGCCTGGTCTTCTCCGGCATGTCCCCGGACGGCGTTCTGCCGGAGACGATCGAGTATCCCGATCATCCCTGGTTCATTGGCGTTCAGTACCATCCGGAACTGAAGTCGCGTCCGCTTGACCCGCACCCGCTCTTCGCAAGCTTCATCGAGGCAGCGCTCGAGCAGTCGCGGCTTGTGTAA
- a CDS encoding VOC family protein: MSQSKRTARPLDHLVLPVADLARTRQRLAALGFTVADEARHPFGTANACVFFSDNTYLEPLAVASREECDAAALEGNAFVARDQAFRFRRGAEGLSAVVLGTPDATEDHIRFRSRGISGGEMLEFSRPLRLPDGREGLGSFRLAFAADLRSPDFFLFACQRLRALPVDSSSLHRHENGVLGIAEVVLSEQNPTDFQYLLQEAVDEREVSAHSFGMDIQAGSAKVAVLTPTGVEAFFGRSVEGAGRGLRGRAVVFRVTDLEATRALFAQNDIEFAEMGGRLIVPEAPGQGVIFAFGV, encoded by the coding sequence ATGAGCCAATCCAAGCGAACCGCCCGCCCGCTCGATCATCTCGTGCTGCCGGTGGCCGATCTCGCGCGGACGAGGCAGCGTCTGGCGGCTCTCGGCTTCACGGTTGCCGATGAGGCGCGCCATCCCTTCGGCACCGCAAATGCCTGCGTCTTCTTCTCTGACAACACCTATCTGGAGCCGCTTGCGGTCGCTTCGCGGGAAGAATGCGACGCGGCCGCACTCGAGGGCAACGCCTTTGTGGCGCGTGATCAGGCGTTTCGTTTTCGCCGGGGGGCGGAGGGCCTGTCGGCCGTCGTGCTCGGGACGCCGGACGCGACCGAAGACCACATCCGGTTCCGTTCGCGCGGTATCTCCGGCGGCGAAATGCTCGAGTTCTCGCGGCCTTTGCGGCTGCCAGACGGTCGGGAGGGACTCGGCTCATTCCGGCTTGCTTTTGCCGCGGACCTGCGTTCACCGGACTTCTTTCTTTTTGCCTGCCAGCGCCTGCGCGCGCTCCCGGTCGACAGCAGCTCGCTTCACCGCCATGAAAACGGCGTTCTCGGCATTGCCGAAGTCGTGCTTTCGGAGCAGAACCCGACGGATTTCCAATATCTTCTGCAGGAAGCGGTGGACGAGCGCGAGGTCTCGGCCCATTCCTTCGGCATGGACATCCAGGCAGGCAGCGCCAAGGTCGCCGTACTGACACCGACCGGCGTGGAGGCGTTCTTCGGCCGCTCGGTCGAGGGTGCGGGGCGCGGCTTGCGGGGGCGTGCAGTGGTCTTCCGCGTGACTGATCTGGAGGCCACACGGGCGCTGTTCGCGCAGAACGATATCGAATTTGCAGAGATGGGCGGACGCCTCATTGTTCCGGAAGCGCCGGGTCAGGGTGTAATCTTCGCCTTTGGAGTATGA
- the kdsA gene encoding 3-deoxy-8-phosphooctulonate synthase: protein MMETNSRVVVGEGAGQVVFSQKERLTLIAGPCQMESREHAFMTAGKLAELCKSLGLGLVYKSSFDKANRTSLSGKRGIGLDKAMEVFADLKREFGFPVLTDIHTEEQCAVVAETVDILQIPAFLSRQTDLLVAAAKTGRAINVKKGQFLAPWDMKNVLAKFTESGNPNVLLCERGASFGYNTLVSDMRSLPIMAALGAPVVFDATHSVQQPGGQGGSTGGQREFVETLARAAVAVGVAGVFVETHEDPDTAPSDGPNMVPLKDMPRLLEKLLAFDAVAKA from the coding sequence ATGATGGAAACCAATTCAAGGGTCGTCGTCGGCGAAGGTGCCGGCCAGGTGGTGTTCTCGCAGAAGGAACGGCTGACGCTGATCGCCGGTCCCTGCCAGATGGAGAGCCGCGAACACGCATTCATGACTGCGGGGAAGCTCGCCGAGCTCTGCAAATCGCTCGGGCTCGGCCTCGTCTATAAGTCTTCTTTCGACAAAGCGAACCGCACCTCGCTTTCGGGCAAGCGCGGCATCGGGCTCGACAAGGCGATGGAGGTCTTCGCCGATCTCAAGCGGGAGTTCGGCTTTCCTGTGCTGACGGATATCCACACGGAAGAGCAATGCGCAGTCGTGGCCGAGACCGTCGACATCCTCCAGATTCCGGCCTTCCTGTCGCGGCAGACGGACCTGCTGGTCGCCGCCGCGAAGACGGGACGGGCGATCAACGTCAAGAAGGGCCAGTTCCTCGCCCCCTGGGACATGAAGAACGTGCTTGCCAAGTTCACCGAGAGCGGCAATCCGAACGTGCTGCTCTGCGAGCGCGGCGCCTCCTTCGGCTATAATACGCTTGTCTCCGACATGCGCTCGCTGCCGATTATGGCGGCACTCGGCGCTCCGGTGGTCTTCGATGCCACCCATTCCGTGCAGCAGCCGGGCGGTCAGGGCGGTTCGACCGGCGGCCAGCGCGAGTTCGTCGAGACCTTGGCGCGGGCGGCTGTCGCTGTGGGCGTAGCCGGCGTCTTTGTCGAGACTCATGAGGATCCCGACACCGCTCCCTCCGACGGCCCGAACATGGTGCCGCTGAAGGACATGCCGCGGCTGCTGGAAAAACTGCTCGCCTTTGATGCCGTTGCGAAAGCGTGA